One Candidatus Hydrogenedentota bacterium genomic window, CCAGGGTCTCGGCGGCGAGCACGCCGACCGCCGGGTCCACGGGCCCGGCGGGCCGGTCAATGTCGGGGTTCATCTTGCCGGGGTGGGTGCGCAGGGATCCGTCGCGCATGAAGAAGCGGCGGTTGAACCCCGTGCCGCGGGCCTCGCCGGAGAGGGCGGCGAGGCGGGCGTCCACCTTGGCGGCGTGGGCGGCGGCCACGGCCTCCGCGACGCGCTCCGCGACCAGGCGCGAGTATTCCGGGTCGCGCGAGGAGGCGAAGCAGTCCACGATGGGGCCGCCGCAGTGGGTGTGGCTGGCGGCGACGAGGATGTGGGCGGCGGGGATGCCGCACTTCTCCTCGGCGAGCCGGCGGGCCTCGGCGATGGTGTCGTCGGGGATCATGAGGAGGTCCACGCCGACCACGGCGGCGGTGACGCCGCCGGACGAGAAGACGGCGGCCTCGGCGAAGAGGGGGTCGCGCACGCCGTCGGCGGGGTTGATGGCCATGCCGCCGGGGATCTCGGCGCCGACGGCGGGGGTGATGTCGGTGCGGGCGAAGCCCGCCTGAAAGGCGTCGGCGGCGCAGAGGGGGGCGGCGGCGAGCAGCGCCGCCAGGACGAGAAGGGGTTTTGCAGAGGCGTGCATGGTCTGGGTCTCCTGTTTACGGGTGCCATGATACCACGCGGGCTGCCGAGGGGAGGAATGGACGATATGGACCTCATGGACAGTATGGACGGGGTGCGTCTCGCGCGCGGAAAAAAACGCCGCGGAAGCGGTCCGGCGGGTTTGCCGGTCCGTTTCCGCGGAGGAGTTTCGGGGAGGAGGGCCTCAGGCGCCGAGGGCGGCGTCAATGGCTTTGGCGATTTCGGCGCGCGGCGTGACGCCCTGAAGCCGGGCAACCTCGGCGCCGTCTTTGAGGACGACAAGGGTGGGGATCACGTTCACGCTGAAGCGGATGGCGATGTCCTGGCTGTCGTCCACGTTCACCTTGGCGATGAGGGCCTTGCCCGCGTAGGCCGCGGCGAGGTCGTCAATGGTGGGGGTGAGCATGCGGCAGGGTCCGCACCATTCCGCCCAGAAATCCACCAGCGTGACGCCGCTGGCCGTTTTTTCGCCGAAGTCCGCCGAGGTGAGAGATGCCGCGTTGCTCATGAGTATTCTCCTGTGCTTTGATGCCGGAAGGCGCCCGCGCAGACTGCGCGCGGCGCCGTTTCGATCCTTCTTCCGGACCCTTGACCCGGTTGTCCTTCAAAACACGCCCCGCGGCGTCCGGTATTCCCCCGCCTATATCCGGCTGCGGCCGAGCTGGGTGAAGGCGATGCGCAGCTCGTCGCAGTCGAGGAAGCGGTTCTCGGGGCGCTTCTGGAGCATCTTCATGACGATGTCTCCGACGGCGGTCGGGCATTTCGGGTTGACCAGGCTGGGGTGGTCCGGGGTGACGTTCAGATGGCACTGGTAGAGCCGGCCCAGGTTGTCCACGGGGAAGGGGACACGCTCGGCGAACATCATGTAGAAGGTGATGCCCATGGAGTACTGGTCGCCGGCGGCGGCAACCTTCTCCTTGCGGATGAACTCGGGGGCGACGAACATGGGGGTGATCTGCTCGCCGACGTTGCGGTCCATGAGCTCGAGGAGGAAACTGCTCCCGTAGAGGGAGAAGTCGGCGATCTTGACCTGGCCCGTGCGGGTGAACAGGACGTTGGCGGGCTTGAAGTCGTGGTGGATGCAGCCCTTGTCGTGGAGGTACTGCATGCCCTCGCAGATCTGGATGCAGACAGCGACCCGCTCCTGGAGGTTCCAGGGGCGGTTGAGGATGTACCACTTGAGGTTGGGGCCGTCCACGTACTCCATGATCATGCAGCGGCCCTCGTCGCCGTCGAGGAACTCATGGATCTGCACGACCCGGGGGTGCTTGTATTTCTTGAACTTGGTGACGCTCTTGGCGAGGTCGCGGACGTGGAGGCGGTTGCGGAAGAAGTTCTCGTGGAAAATCTTCACGGCGACGGCCTCGCCCCGCTTGGTGTCTATGCCGAGATAGACCTTTCCCGTGCCGCCCTCGCCCAGCACCCGCTCCAGCTTGTACTGGTAAATCTTCGGGATGTCCGGTATGAATTGCTCGTCCATCTTGCCCCGGCACCTTCCGCCAACCGTCCGGTCAACTACTCTTCCGTGCTGTCCTTCGCCGTCTTGCGGGTCCGCCGCTTCAGATTCACCTCGGGCGCGTCCTCCCACATCTGGTCGAGGTCGTAAAACGTCCGCGCGCTCTCCCTGAACACATGGAAGAGGACGTCGCCGCAGTCCACAATCATCCATCCGCAGTGGTGGTCGCCCTCGGTGCGCAGGACGGGGCTGCCGCCCTCGCGCATCGTCTGGCGCGCCGCGTCGGCCACGGCCCGCATCTGGGGCTCGCTGCCCGCGGAGCACAGGACGAACACGTCGGCCATGAGGGTCAGGCCGCGCACATCGAAGGCCCGGATGTTTTTGGCCTTCTTCGACTCCGCGATCCCGGCAATGGCGAGCGTCTTCTCGCGCAGCGCCTTGGTCAGGGGTTTCTTTCTTGTCTTCTCGGCCATGATTCTCCTTGCGGCTCCATTCTACCGCGAAAGCTCCTCCCGGAGCACGTCATTCAGCATCTGCGGGTTTGCCTTGCCCCGGGTGGCGCGCATGGCCTGCCCGACGAGGAAGGCGAGCACCTTCTCCTTGCCGGCCCGGTACTGCTCCACCTGGGCGGGATTCTCGGCGATCACCCGCCGCACCGCCTCCAGAAGTTCGCCGGCGTCGCTGATCTGGCTGAGGCCCTTTTCGCGCACAATGTCCGCCGGGGCCCTGCCCGTGGCGAACATCTCGGCCAGGACCTCCTTGGCGATCTTGCCGCTGATGGCGCCCGACTCGATCATCCCGAGCATCCCGGCGAGGGCTCCGGGGCCCGCGGCGCAGTCGGCGATCTCCTTCTTTGTATCCGAAAGGAGGGCCTGGAGTTCCACGGAAATCCAGTTGGCCGCCTTTTTGGGGTCGGCGCCCGCGGCCACGGCGGCCTCATAGTAGTCCGCCGTGTCCCGCGACTGGGTCAGCACGCCGGCGTCGTAGGCGGACAGGGCGTACTGCGCGGCGAAGCGCGCGCGGCGCGCGGCGGGCAGCTCGGGCAGGGTCTCGCGGATGCGGCTTTCCCACGCCTGGTCCACCGAGACGGGCACCAGGTCGGGCTCGGGGAAGTAGCGGTAGTCGTGGGCCGACTCCTTGAGGCGCTGGGAGAAGGTGACGCCCCGGTCGGCGTCCCAGCCGCGGGTCTCCTGGACGACGGCGCCGCCGGCCTCGATCACGGCGATCTGCCGGGCGATCTCGAAGTCAATGGCCTTCTGGACGCCGCTGAAGGAGGCCACGTTCTTGACCTCGGTCTTGGTGCCGAAGGCCTCCTGCCCAACGGGCCGCACGCTGATGTTGGCCTCGGCGCGCAGGGAGCCCTCCTCCATGTTGCAGTCGCTCACGCGCAGGTACTGGAGAATCTGCTTGAGCTCCGTGAGGTAGGCGTGGGCCTCGCGCGCGCCGCGGAGGTCCGGCTCCGTCACGATCTCCAGCAGCGGCAGGCCGCAGCGGTTGAAGTCCACGCCGCTCTGCCCGCCCGCGATGGTGTGCGTGTTGCGGGCCGTGTCCTCCTCCATGTGCGCGCGCGTGATGCCGATGCGGCGCACCGCGCCGTCCACCTCGACGTCGAGCCAGCCGCCGTGGCACAGGGGCAGGTCGTACTGGCTGATCTGGTAGTTTTTGGCGAGGTCGGGGTAGAAGTAGTTCTTCCGGTCCATTTTGGACCAGCGGGAGATGGCGCAGTTCAGGGCGAGGCCGACGGCGACGGACTTGTTCACCATGTCCACGTTGAGGACGGGGAGGGTGCCGGGCATGCCGAGGCAGACGGGGCACACGTTGGTGTTGGGCGGCGCGTGGAAGTCGGTGCTGCAGGGGCAGAACACCTTGGACCGGCTGTTGATCTCCACATGGACTTCCATGCCGATGACTGCTTCGTAGTGCATGCTCATATCCTCAGGCGACGGGGGGCTCGCCCAGGCGGACGCCGCTCTTTTGCTCGTGACAGTGGGCCGCGCGGAGGAGGGCCGCCTCGTTGAAGGGGCGCGCCATCATCTGGAGACCCGCGGGAAGCCCCGAGGCCGTGAGGCCGCAGGGAATCGAGATGCCGGGCAGGGTGGCCAGGTTGGTCGAGATGGTGTAGATGTCCGCCAGGTACATCTCCAGCGGGTTGTCGGTCTTGGTGCCGAACTCGAAGCTGGGGATGGGGGAGGTGGGCCCGGCGATGACGTCGCACTTCTCGAAGGCCTCGTCGAAGTCGCGCTTGATGAGGCGGCGCACCTTCTGGGCCTTGAGGTAGTAGGCGTCGTAGTAGCCGCTGGAGAGCACGTAGGTGCCCAGCATGATGCGCCGCTTGACCTCGGGGCCGAAGCCCTCCGACTTGGTCAGAACGTACATCTCCTCCACGCTCTTCGCCGCCGGGTGGCGGAACCCGTAGCGGACACCGTCGAAGCGGGCCAGGTTGGCGCTGGCTTCGGCGGTGCAGATGATGTAATAGACGGCGATGGCGTAGTTGGCGTGGGGCAGCGAGACCGGGACGATCTCGGCGCCCTCGCGGCGGAACACGTCCACGGCGGCCTCGACCTTCTCGCGCATCTCGGCGTTCAGGGCGTCGGTGAAGTATTCCGCGGGCAGGCCGATCCGCAGGCCCTTGACGTCGCCGGTGAGCGCCGCGGTGAAGTCCTCGGCGGGCAGGTCGGCGGAGGTGGAGTCGAGGGGGTCGCGGCCGCAGATCACGTTGAGCGTGAGGGCGGCGTCCTCCACGGTGCGCGTGAGGGGGCCGATCTGGTCGAGGGACGAGGCGAAGGCGACGAGGCCGTAGCGGGACACGCGGCCGTAGGTGGGCTTGATGCCGACGCAGCCGCACATGGCCGCGGGCTGGCGGATGGAGCCGCCCGTGTCGCTGCCGAGGGAGATGGCGCACTCGCCCGAGCTGACGGCGGCGGCGGACCCGCCGCTGGAGCCGCCGGGCACGCATTTCAGGTTCCAGGGGTTGCGCGTCACCTTGATGGTGCTGCGCTCGGTGGAGGAGCCCATGGCGAACTCGTCCATGTTCACCTTGCCGAGGAAGACGGCGTCCGCGGCGGCCATGCGCTTCACGACGGTGCCGTCGTAGGGGCTGCGGAAGTCCTTGAGAATCTTCGACGCGCAGGAGGTGACGCCGGCGCGTGTGCACAGGAGCTCCTTG contains:
- the gatA gene encoding Asp-tRNA(Asn)/Glu-tRNA(Gln) amidotransferase subunit GatA encodes the protein MNTPWHYQSAREIRDAVRSGAVSATAMTEWHLNRIAEVDPRIDAFTQVWRDEALAQAAAVDEKARKGDALGPLAGVPVGLKELLCTRAGVTSCASKILKDFRSPYDGTVVKRMAAADAVFLGKVNMDEFAMGSSTERSTIKVTRNPWNLKCVPGGSSGGSAAAVSSGECAISLGSDTGGSIRQPAAMCGCVGIKPTYGRVSRYGLVAFASSLDQIGPLTRTVEDAALTLNVICGRDPLDSTSADLPAEDFTAALTGDVKGLRIGLPAEYFTDALNAEMREKVEAAVDVFRREGAEIVPVSLPHANYAIAVYYIICTAEASANLARFDGVRYGFRHPAAKSVEEMYVLTKSEGFGPEVKRRIMLGTYVLSSGYYDAYYLKAQKVRRLIKRDFDEAFEKCDVIAGPTSPIPSFEFGTKTDNPLEMYLADIYTISTNLATLPGISIPCGLTASGLPAGLQMMARPFNEAALLRAAHCHEQKSGVRLGEPPVA
- the gatB gene encoding Asp-tRNA(Asn)/Glu-tRNA(Gln) amidotransferase subunit GatB, with product MHYEAVIGMEVHVEINSRSKVFCPCSTDFHAPPNTNVCPVCLGMPGTLPVLNVDMVNKSVAVGLALNCAISRWSKMDRKNYFYPDLAKNYQISQYDLPLCHGGWLDVEVDGAVRRIGITRAHMEEDTARNTHTIAGGQSGVDFNRCGLPLLEIVTEPDLRGAREAHAYLTELKQILQYLRVSDCNMEEGSLRAEANISVRPVGQEAFGTKTEVKNVASFSGVQKAIDFEIARQIAVIEAGGAVVQETRGWDADRGVTFSQRLKESAHDYRYFPEPDLVPVSVDQAWESRIRETLPELPAARRARFAAQYALSAYDAGVLTQSRDTADYYEAAVAAGADPKKAANWISVELQALLSDTKKEIADCAAGPGALAGMLGMIESGAISGKIAKEVLAEMFATGRAPADIVREKGLSQISDAGELLEAVRRVIAENPAQVEQYRAGKEKVLAFLVGQAMRATRGKANPQMLNDVLREELSR
- the rsfS gene encoding ribosome silencing factor, translated to MAEKTRKKPLTKALREKTLAIAGIAESKKAKNIRAFDVRGLTLMADVFVLCSAGSEPQMRAVADAARQTMREGGSPVLRTEGDHHCGWMIVDCGDVLFHVFRESARTFYDLDQMWEDAPEVNLKRRTRKTAKDSTEE
- the trxA gene encoding thioredoxin — encoded protein: MSNAASLTSADFGEKTASGVTLVDFWAEWCGPCRMLTPTIDDLAAAYAGKALIAKVNVDDSQDIAIRFSVNVIPTLVVLKDGAEVARLQGVTPRAEIAKAIDAALGA
- a CDS encoding serine/threonine protein kinase → MDEQFIPDIPKIYQYKLERVLGEGGTGKVYLGIDTKRGEAVAVKIFHENFFRNRLHVRDLAKSVTKFKKYKHPRVVQIHEFLDGDEGRCMIMEYVDGPNLKWYILNRPWNLQERVAVCIQICEGMQYLHDKGCIHHDFKPANVLFTRTGQVKIADFSLYGSSFLLELMDRNVGEQITPMFVAPEFIRKEKVAAAGDQYSMGITFYMMFAERVPFPVDNLGRLYQCHLNVTPDHPSLVNPKCPTAVGDIVMKMLQKRPENRFLDCDELRIAFTQLGRSRI